One part of the Quercus lobata isolate SW786 chromosome 7, ValleyOak3.0 Primary Assembly, whole genome shotgun sequence genome encodes these proteins:
- the LOC115952412 gene encoding putative pentatricopeptide repeat-containing protein At3g13770, mitochondrial isoform X1 translates to MLQKFNWFFPYIKHVVVSFSSINKRCTRQISLSSFPPNSPYLKSLCYNGHLKEALLEMALQGPEMRFEGYDTLLNECINQRAIREGQRVHTHMIKTCYLPPVYLRTRLIVLYCKCECLCDARQVLDEMPERNVVSWTAMISAYSQRRYASEALNLFVQMLRSGTEPNEFTFATVLTSCIGSNGLNLGRQVHSFIIKTSFESHIYVGSSLLDMYAKAGRIHEAHGVFESLPERDVVSCTAIISGYAQLGHDEEALELFRRLQMEGMSSNYVTYASVLTALSGLSALDHGKQVHNHVLRSELPSYVVLQNSLIDMYSKCGSLNYSRRIFDSMHERTVISWNATLMGYSKYGMGREVVELFELMREENKVKPDSVTILAVLSGCSHGGMEEKGLEIFFEMENGKLGVEPVIEHYGCAVDLLGRAGQVEEAFKFIKKMPFEPTAAIWGSLLGACRAHSNIDIGEFVGRRLLEIEPENAGNYVILSNLYASVGRWEDVRTLRELMSENAVIKEPGRSWIELDQILHTFC, encoded by the exons atgctCCAGAAATTCAATTGGTTTTTCCCTTATATCAAACATGTAGTAGTATCATTTTCTTCCATCAATAAACGATGTACTCGCCAAATTTCCCTTTCTTCCTTCCCTCCAAACTCCCCATATTTAAAATCTCTCTGTTACAACGGTCACCTCAAAGAAGCCTTGCTAGAGATGGCCCTTCAAGGCCCCGAAATGAGGTTCGAAGGCTATGACACGCTCTTAAATGAGTGCATAAACCAAAGGGCCATCAGAGAAGGCCAAAGGGTCCATACCCACATGATCAAAACCTGTTATCTCCCTCCTGTCTACCTCAGGACCAGGCTTATCGTTCTGTACTGTAAGTGTGAGTGTTTATGTGATGCGCGGCAAGTGCTCGATGAAATGCCTGAAAGGAACGTGGTTTCATGGACGGCCATGATTTCAGCCTATTCTCAGAGACGGTATGCCTCCGAAGCCTTGAATCTTTTTGTACAGATGTTGAGATCAG GTACTGAGCCTAATGAGTTCACTTTTGCTACTGTACTTACTTCTTGTATAGGTTCCAATGGGCTTAACCTGGGAAGGCAAGTCCACTCTTTCATAATTAAAACAAGTTTTGAATCCCATATATATGTTGGGAGCTCGCTTCTTGACATGTATGCCAAAGCTGGTAGAATTCATGAAGCTCATGGAGTTTTTGAAAGCTTGCCAGAAAGAGACGTTGTTTCTTGTACTGCTATAATCTCAGGCTATGCCCAACTAGGCCATGATGAAGAAGCACTGGAGCTATTCCGTAGGTTGCAGATGGAAGGAATGAGTTCAAATTATGTCACATATGCCAGTGTTTTAACTGCATTATCTGGTCTTTCTGCATTAGATCATGGAAAGCAAGTTCACAATCATGTCCTTCGATCTGAACTACCCTCATATGTGGTTCTTCAGAACTCTCTAATTGATATGTATTCAAAATGTGGAAGCCTTAACTACTCTAGAAGGATCTTTGATAGTATGCATGAGAGAACTGTCATCTCATGGAATGCAACGCTCATGGGGTATAGCAAGTATGGAATGGGAAGAGAGGTGGTTGAGCTTTTTGAATTaatgagagaagaaaataaagtcaAACCTGACAGCGTCACTATTTTGGCCGTTTTATCAGGTTGCAGCCATGGAGGAATGGAAGAAAAGGGACTGGAAATTTTCTTTGAGATGGAAAATGGGAAGCTCGGTGTTGAGCCAGTGATTGAGCACTATGGGTGTGCTGTTGATTTGCTTGGGCGTGCTGGCCAAGTAGAAGAGGCTTTTAAGTTTATCAAAAAGATGCCTTTTGAGCCAACTGCTGCTATATGGGGTTCACTTTTAGGTGCATGTAGAGCTCACTCAAACATTGACATTGGTGAATTTGTGGGCCGTCGACTTTTAGAAATTGAGCCTGAAAATGCTGGGAATTATGTAATTCTTTCCAATTTATACGCTTCTGTAGGAAGATGGGAAGATGTAAGAACTTTAAGGGAATTGATGAGTGAGAACGCTGTGATAAAGGAGCCAGGAAGAAGTTGGATTGAGCTCGATCAAATCCTTCACACTTTCTGTTAA
- the LOC115952412 gene encoding putative pentatricopeptide repeat-containing protein At3g13770, mitochondrial isoform X2, which produces MLQKFNWFFPYIKHVVVSFSSINKRCTRQISLSSFPPNSPYLKSLCYNGHLKEALLEMALQGPEMRFEGYDTLLNECINQRAIREGQRVHTHMIKTCYLPPVYLRTRLIVLYCKCECLCDARQVLDEMPERNVVSWTAMISAYSQRRYASEALNLFVQMLRSGSNGLNLGRQVHSFIIKTSFESHIYVGSSLLDMYAKAGRIHEAHGVFESLPERDVVSCTAIISGYAQLGHDEEALELFRRLQMEGMSSNYVTYASVLTALSGLSALDHGKQVHNHVLRSELPSYVVLQNSLIDMYSKCGSLNYSRRIFDSMHERTVISWNATLMGYSKYGMGREVVELFELMREENKVKPDSVTILAVLSGCSHGGMEEKGLEIFFEMENGKLGVEPVIEHYGCAVDLLGRAGQVEEAFKFIKKMPFEPTAAIWGSLLGACRAHSNIDIGEFVGRRLLEIEPENAGNYVILSNLYASVGRWEDVRTLRELMSENAVIKEPGRSWIELDQILHTFC; this is translated from the exons atgctCCAGAAATTCAATTGGTTTTTCCCTTATATCAAACATGTAGTAGTATCATTTTCTTCCATCAATAAACGATGTACTCGCCAAATTTCCCTTTCTTCCTTCCCTCCAAACTCCCCATATTTAAAATCTCTCTGTTACAACGGTCACCTCAAAGAAGCCTTGCTAGAGATGGCCCTTCAAGGCCCCGAAATGAGGTTCGAAGGCTATGACACGCTCTTAAATGAGTGCATAAACCAAAGGGCCATCAGAGAAGGCCAAAGGGTCCATACCCACATGATCAAAACCTGTTATCTCCCTCCTGTCTACCTCAGGACCAGGCTTATCGTTCTGTACTGTAAGTGTGAGTGTTTATGTGATGCGCGGCAAGTGCTCGATGAAATGCCTGAAAGGAACGTGGTTTCATGGACGGCCATGATTTCAGCCTATTCTCAGAGACGGTATGCCTCCGAAGCCTTGAATCTTTTTGTACAGATGTTGAGATCAG GTTCCAATGGGCTTAACCTGGGAAGGCAAGTCCACTCTTTCATAATTAAAACAAGTTTTGAATCCCATATATATGTTGGGAGCTCGCTTCTTGACATGTATGCCAAAGCTGGTAGAATTCATGAAGCTCATGGAGTTTTTGAAAGCTTGCCAGAAAGAGACGTTGTTTCTTGTACTGCTATAATCTCAGGCTATGCCCAACTAGGCCATGATGAAGAAGCACTGGAGCTATTCCGTAGGTTGCAGATGGAAGGAATGAGTTCAAATTATGTCACATATGCCAGTGTTTTAACTGCATTATCTGGTCTTTCTGCATTAGATCATGGAAAGCAAGTTCACAATCATGTCCTTCGATCTGAACTACCCTCATATGTGGTTCTTCAGAACTCTCTAATTGATATGTATTCAAAATGTGGAAGCCTTAACTACTCTAGAAGGATCTTTGATAGTATGCATGAGAGAACTGTCATCTCATGGAATGCAACGCTCATGGGGTATAGCAAGTATGGAATGGGAAGAGAGGTGGTTGAGCTTTTTGAATTaatgagagaagaaaataaagtcaAACCTGACAGCGTCACTATTTTGGCCGTTTTATCAGGTTGCAGCCATGGAGGAATGGAAGAAAAGGGACTGGAAATTTTCTTTGAGATGGAAAATGGGAAGCTCGGTGTTGAGCCAGTGATTGAGCACTATGGGTGTGCTGTTGATTTGCTTGGGCGTGCTGGCCAAGTAGAAGAGGCTTTTAAGTTTATCAAAAAGATGCCTTTTGAGCCAACTGCTGCTATATGGGGTTCACTTTTAGGTGCATGTAGAGCTCACTCAAACATTGACATTGGTGAATTTGTGGGCCGTCGACTTTTAGAAATTGAGCCTGAAAATGCTGGGAATTATGTAATTCTTTCCAATTTATACGCTTCTGTAGGAAGATGGGAAGATGTAAGAACTTTAAGGGAATTGATGAGTGAGAACGCTGTGATAAAGGAGCCAGGAAGAAGTTGGATTGAGCTCGATCAAATCCTTCACACTTTCTGTTAA